In the Bacillus sp. FJAT-42376 genome, TTGCGCAGCTTGCGCTCTTTGAAGTATTGAGTGGTGGAGGTGATCAGCGTCATGGAAAACATAGCGACCGTGATGATGATGTAAATCCCTCTTGGCTGAACGAGGGCGACGATCCCCATCAGGATCAGCATCACGAGCGGAGGAAGAACGATGAGCCAAAGCCCTCTGTTCGTATCCTCAGTTTCCTGAACCGGCATGTTCAGGCTTACCTTTTCGTCCGGGAGATCATAAATCATCCGCGGTGTTCTGCGGTAGGCCGGGTATTTCTTTTTCATTTCGCTTTCCGGCTTTTCAACGGAAGGAAGCGTCGTTTTCAGTTCCTCCATATCGCTGACAGCCACAATATCTTCATCTATAAAGGTAATGGTCATGAAGCCCCACAGCAGAATATCCCCGATTTGCACATCTGTTTTTTCGGCGATGCTGTGGCCGTTTTTGTACAAACGCTGGCTGCCCGATTCGAGTGTCCAGCCTGTACCGGCCTTCACGAGTCGAAACCAGCCGTCTGAAGCGGGACTTGAGCTGGATACCGCTGCATTTTCTTCATTTGAGAATAGAATTTCATGCTCATATCCGGTGAACAGCTGCTTCGGATCAGCTGCTTCAGGAGTAAGGCATATAATGAGGCTTTGTCCGTTTTCCTCCCAGATATAGGAACCCTTTTCTGCAAGACTGCCCTTTTTTTCTCCATTTAAATGGATGGAAAATTCGCCTGTCTCTTCCTCTCTTGCAAGCTCTAAAGAGCCTGAGGAAAAAGGAAACGAGCGAACCGTGAGTGTATCACTGTAATCCGGTCCGATGGTCAGGGAGCGGGTTGTCGAATCTGAAATAGAATATGGCTGATAAGTCCGCTGATAAAAGACCCATAACGTGCTCATGCGAGGATCCCTCCTTGGTTTATGCCCATATAAGGCCCGCCTCCCGGTGGGTGAGGCGGACCTTCGTATTATTTCGGGTTAGTCTGGCCTGCCGGCGGAGCGGCCGGCTGTTTGCCCGCTGCCGGAGCTTGCGGCTGTTTCGGTGCGGCTGGAGTTCCCGCTGCCGGAGCTGCTGGCTGCTGAGGCTTAGTTTCAGCAGCTTCTTTTGCCTCTTCTTCTTTTACTTTATCGAGAGCCTCTTGTTTTTTCTTTTCCTCTTCCTCGGCTTGTGCTTTTGTTTCTTTTAATCTCTTTGTATTATCCGCTATTTCGGATTCAAGTTCTTTAATTTTTGCCTGTCTTTCTTCACTTTTCATCTCTTTATCGGCTTGAATGTCAGCCTTGTACTGGATAAGAGCCACCGTTATGGTGAATGGATCTCCAACGTTCCTTGCAATTTCAAGTGCCTTTTCACTTTCCCCGCGTCCCATTCTGATAAAGAACTCATAATAACGGTTATCCGTTCTTAAAGTCAGGTCCTTGCGGATGTTTTCCTTCTGTTGGTCCAACACAAAATCCCCCGTTACTACGTAGGAATGTGCAAGCTGGTATTTAACGATATCCGGCATATCCTCAACCTTATATTTCTCCAGACCGTTGATGACATCACTGTAATTGCTCGTCTGGTAGTCCTTTCCGCTTTGGACATATGCTTCCGCCCTCGGCTGAAGGAAAAATACAGAATAGGCGGTATAAATAATGGCGGGAATTAATAGAATGAGAAGCCCAAGGCCGACATAGCGGAACGTTTTCCACTTCTTCTCGGGAATATGTACAAGACTGCGCTCTTTTTCTTCCAGAAGGACAATTTTCCGGCTGATCAGCGCGGACAATTCTTCGGTTGTTTTCGTATCAAAAATCTCTTTAACAAGGGTGGATACCTGGAGTGTGTCGTGAAATTTGATGTATTGCTCAAATGTGAATTTCTCATCTACGGCTGCGGCAATCACCGCTCTTACTTCATGCCAGATCCGCTCTTCATCTTTTTCATACGGCGGGAGGCTTTCTTTTACTCCATAATGCAGGAAGGAAGGAGCCAAGCCTTTTGTGAGCACCAGATTATCCGGAGCCACGATTAAATGAAGTCTAGGGTACGTGTGGGATTTGACCTTCTCCACAAGCTGGTGGGCAAACACCCAGCGGCTGTGGCGGTCTTTTTTGTGAAGCTCGCTGAAATTCTGGTAAGACTCGGCAGGTTTTACTTTAATATTCAGTTCATCTTCCGTCATTTCAATCTCTCTATGAATATCCTGGTCCATTTTTGTGAGCATTGATATTTCAAGCGGATCGTCCAGCTTGATTTTCTCCTGCTGAAAACGAAATGTCCGTTCCAGCTTTTCTTTCGTGATCGTGCATTCCAGCTGCTGTTCCAAATAATCCGGATTCTTTTCTGCCATGTGCTCTGGCTCCTTTACAGTATTTCAAGTCGATCTCCAGTCATAATGCCGCTGATCCCAAGCTGATAATCCCCAGGAATCACCATGTGCTTGTTTGGAACGCGGACCCAGTGCCCTTCTCGAGGTGGGTCAGAAATGCATTTAGCCTGCCAGACGATATCAATCAGCTTCTTGACGGAATGATAGTCTGATAGGCGAAGGTCAAATACT is a window encoding:
- the essB gene encoding type VII secretion protein EssB — translated: MAEKNPDYLEQQLECTITKEKLERTFRFQQEKIKLDDPLEISMLTKMDQDIHREIEMTEDELNIKVKPAESYQNFSELHKKDRHSRWVFAHQLVEKVKSHTYPRLHLIVAPDNLVLTKGLAPSFLHYGVKESLPPYEKDEERIWHEVRAVIAAAVDEKFTFEQYIKFHDTLQVSTLVKEIFDTKTTEELSALISRKIVLLEEKERSLVHIPEKKWKTFRYVGLGLLILLIPAIIYTAYSVFFLQPRAEAYVQSGKDYQTSNYSDVINGLEKYKVEDMPDIVKYQLAHSYVVTGDFVLDQQKENIRKDLTLRTDNRYYEFFIRMGRGESEKALEIARNVGDPFTITVALIQYKADIQADKEMKSEERQAKIKELESEIADNTKRLKETKAQAEEEEKKKQEALDKVKEEEAKEAAETKPQQPAAPAAGTPAAPKQPQAPAAGKQPAAPPAGQTNPK
- a CDS encoding EsaB/YukD family protein, whose amino-acid sequence is MYIEVTVDLKHYTGEVFDLRLSDYHSVKKLIDIVWQAKCISDPPREGHWVRVPNKHMVIPGDYQLGISGIMTGDRLEIL